From one Pseudomonas sp. S35 genomic stretch:
- the rhaT gene encoding L-rhamnose/proton symporter RhaT yields MEIILLGVILHFIGGFASGSFYIPYKKVRGWAWESYWITGGLVSWLIVPLIAAQLTVPGWVDILRNADTSTLLWTYLFGVLWGIGGLTFGLTMRYLGLSLGMSLIMGLTSALGALMPALYRDLFTDATEGTLTSMLASQGGHWVLWGVAVSLVGIAVCGKAGLIKEREVSEAVKFASVSEFSLGKGMLVAVISGVLSACFSYGISAGRPLAAAAVEHGANSLFQNNVTFMVIMWGGLTTNGIWCLWLNWRNRTFHNYTDRSTPLLGNYLLVAIAGTLWFLQFFFYGMGESRLQNDASSWVLHMSFIIIVSNCWGLYFREWHGTSAANKGVLVAGIAVILGAIAMVGYGNYLG; encoded by the coding sequence GTGGAAATCATTCTCCTTGGTGTGATTCTGCACTTCATCGGCGGCTTCGCCTCCGGCAGTTTCTACATCCCTTACAAGAAGGTCCGCGGCTGGGCCTGGGAAAGTTATTGGATCACCGGCGGCCTGGTGTCCTGGCTGATCGTGCCGTTGATCGCGGCGCAACTGACGGTGCCGGGCTGGGTGGACATCCTGCGCAATGCCGACACCAGCACCCTGCTCTGGACCTATCTGTTCGGCGTGTTGTGGGGCATCGGCGGGCTGACCTTCGGCCTGACCATGCGCTACCTCGGCCTGTCATTGGGCATGTCGCTGATCATGGGCCTTACCTCCGCCCTCGGCGCCCTGATGCCGGCGCTGTACCGCGACCTGTTCACCGATGCCACCGAAGGCACCCTGACCTCGATGCTGGCCTCTCAGGGCGGGCATTGGGTGCTGTGGGGCGTGGCGGTGTCGCTGGTGGGTATTGCGGTGTGCGGCAAGGCCGGGTTGATCAAGGAACGGGAAGTGTCCGAAGCCGTGAAGTTCGCCAGTGTCAGCGAGTTTTCCCTGGGCAAGGGCATGCTGGTGGCGGTGATTTCCGGGGTGCTGAGTGCGTGTTTCAGCTACGGCATTTCCGCCGGCCGCCCGCTCGCCGCTGCGGCGGTGGAGCATGGCGCCAACAGCCTGTTCCAGAACAACGTGACCTTCATGGTGATCATGTGGGGCGGCCTGACCACCAACGGCATCTGGTGCCTGTGGCTGAACTGGCGCAACCGTACGTTCCATAACTACACCGATCGCAGCACGCCGCTGTTGGGCAACTACCTGCTGGTGGCCATCGCCGGCACGCTGTGGTTCTTGCAGTTCTTTTTCTACGGCATGGGCGAAAGCCGCTTGCAGAACGACGCCAGTTCCTGGGTGCTGCACATGTCATTCATCATCATTGTGTCCAACTGCTGGGGCCTGTATTTCCGAGAATGGCACGGCACCAGCGCCGCCAACAAGGGCGTGCTGGTGGCCGGCATCGCGGTGATCCTCGGCGCTATCGCCATGGTCGGCTACGGCAATTACCTCGGCTGA
- a CDS encoding amidohydrolase family protein: protein MPQTLYTGPIIDSHVHLFDPRRPQGIPWPEPGNRLHAAHLPNDYWAVASPHNVVGAIAVEASPWRDDNRWLLETLRSDPRMLGFVGNLDPLHADFAADLDALAQAPLFLGLRYGNLWDRDLLLDQTRPGFIDGLRQLAACGRSLDSANPNPRLIKGLLTLSDALPELRIIVDHLPNAHVPAGEEAAYHADLLRLAERPNVFAKLAEIPQVGPHGLIVDTAFYNDRLAVLWEAFGDERCFFGSDWPNSDHLADFACTLGLVKRCMAGKPEAVQAQFFLHNAVRIYTPTHGAQ, encoded by the coding sequence ATGCCCCAGACGCTCTATACCGGCCCTATCATCGACAGTCATGTGCACCTGTTCGACCCGCGCCGCCCCCAGGGTATCCCGTGGCCCGAGCCGGGCAATCGCTTGCATGCCGCGCATTTGCCCAACGATTACTGGGCCGTCGCCAGCCCGCACAATGTGGTCGGCGCCATCGCGGTGGAAGCCAGCCCGTGGCGGGACGACAACCGTTGGTTGCTTGAGACCCTGCGCAGCGACCCACGCATGCTGGGCTTTGTCGGCAACCTGGACCCGCTGCACGCCGACTTCGCCGCCGACCTCGATGCCTTGGCGCAAGCGCCGCTGTTCCTCGGCCTGCGCTACGGCAACCTGTGGGACCGCGACCTGCTGCTCGACCAGACGCGCCCCGGCTTTATCGACGGTTTGCGCCAACTGGCCGCCTGCGGTCGCAGCCTGGACAGTGCCAACCCGAACCCGCGCTTGATCAAGGGTTTGTTGACACTCAGCGATGCCTTGCCCGAGCTGCGCATTATCGTCGACCACTTGCCCAACGCCCACGTACCAGCCGGTGAAGAGGCCGCTTACCACGCCGACCTGCTGCGCCTGGCAGAGCGGCCCAATGTGTTCGCCAAACTGGCGGAAATCCCCCAGGTCGGCCCGCACGGCCTGATCGTCGATACGGCGTTCTACAACGACCGCCTGGCCGTGTTGTGGGAAGCCTTTGGCGATGAGCGCTGCTTCTTCGGCAGCGACTGGCCCAACAGCGATCACCTCGCTGATTTCGCCTGCACCCTGGGGCTCGTGAAACGCTGCATGGCAGGCAAACCCGAGGCCGTGCAAGCGCAGTTTTTCCTGCACAACGCAGTGCGTATCTACACCCCGACTCATGGAGCGCAGTGA
- a CDS encoding SDR family NAD(P)-dependent oxidoreductase, translating into MLLADKTVIITGASRGIGRAAARECARQGARVVIGHSGSGQGTEAAHSLIEEIKAFGGQAIEVGGDAADPDTGDKLVAGAVKAFGSVDVFVNNAGICPFHSFLDMPREVYLKTVNTNLNGAYFAVQAAANQMKNQGRGGAIIAVSSISALVGGGMQTHYTPTKAGLHSLMQSCAIALGPYGIRCNSVLPGTIATDINKDDLADEEKLAYMTSRTPLGRLGEPDDVAGPIVFLASDMARYITGASLLVDGGLYVNLQ; encoded by the coding sequence ATGTTGCTTGCAGACAAAACCGTGATCATCACCGGCGCCTCCCGTGGCATCGGCCGCGCCGCCGCCCGTGAATGTGCACGCCAGGGCGCGCGCGTGGTGATCGGCCACAGTGGCAGCGGCCAGGGCACCGAGGCGGCGCATTCGCTGATCGAAGAGATCAAGGCCTTCGGTGGCCAGGCCATCGAAGTGGGTGGCGATGCCGCCGACCCGGACACCGGCGACAAGCTGGTGGCCGGCGCGGTCAAGGCGTTCGGCAGTGTCGACGTGTTCGTCAACAACGCTGGGATCTGCCCGTTCCATTCGTTCCTCGACATGCCCCGCGAGGTCTACCTGAAAACCGTCAACACCAACCTCAACGGCGCCTACTTCGCCGTGCAGGCGGCGGCCAACCAGATGAAAAACCAGGGCCGCGGCGGCGCGATCATCGCGGTCAGCTCCATCAGCGCCCTGGTAGGCGGCGGCATGCAAACCCATTACACGCCAACCAAGGCCGGGTTGCATTCGTTGATGCAGTCCTGCGCCATTGCACTGGGGCCGTATGGCATTCGTTGCAACTCGGTACTGCCAGGCACCATCGCCACCGACATCAACAAGGACGACCTGGCCGACGAGGAAAAACTCGCCTACATGACCTCGCGCACGCCGTTGGGGCGTTTGGGTGAGCCGGATGATGTGGCTGGGCCGATTGTGTTCCTGGCCTCGGACATGGCGCGCTATATCACCGGCGCGTCGTTGCTCGTCGATGGTGGCCTCTACGTAAACCTGCAGTAA
- the rhaM gene encoding L-rhamnose mutarotase, with amino-acid sequence MQTRAFRMNLNPAQADEYRRRHDEIWPELAQVLLDAGVVDYRIFLDEPANALFAVLTHEDAHGLDELPGTALMQRWWAYMQDIMPSHADASPISVDLLPMFHLSRP; translated from the coding sequence ATGCAGACCCGTGCCTTTCGCATGAACCTCAACCCCGCGCAGGCGGATGAATATCGCCGGCGTCACGACGAGATCTGGCCCGAACTGGCCCAGGTATTGTTGGACGCGGGCGTGGTGGACTATCGGATTTTTCTCGACGAACCCGCCAACGCACTGTTCGCCGTGCTCACCCATGAAGACGCCCACGGCCTGGATGAACTGCCTGGCACGGCGCTGATGCAACGTTGGTGGGCCTACATGCAGGACATCATGCCCAGCCATGCCGATGCCTCGCCGATCAGTGTCGACTTGCTGCCCATGTTCCATCTGTCCCGCCCCTGA